From Enterococcus mundtii, the proteins below share one genomic window:
- a CDS encoding nitroreductase family protein encodes MTEFTNILKNRRSIYDLGRNVSQSNEELTTLIQEAIKESPTAFNAQSTRAVILFGDAHEKLWEMTEEALRPLTPADAFPNTQNKLASFKKGYGTVLFFKDTDVIKNLQEQFALYADNFPDWSEQSNGIATANTWVALSEEGLGANLQHYNPVIDEAVAKEWSIPTNWKLRAQLVFGSPESPAGEKEYMNDADRFRVFG; translated from the coding sequence ATGACTGAATTTACAAATATCTTAAAAAACCGCCGTTCGATCTATGATCTAGGCCGTAACGTATCACAATCAAATGAAGAATTAACAACATTGATCCAAGAAGCAATCAAAGAAAGCCCTACTGCTTTCAATGCGCAATCAACACGTGCAGTAATCTTATTTGGCGATGCACATGAAAAATTATGGGAAATGACAGAAGAAGCTTTACGTCCATTGACACCTGCTGATGCTTTCCCAAATACTCAAAACAAATTAGCTAGTTTCAAAAAAGGTTACGGTACTGTCTTGTTCTTCAAAGACACAGATGTGATCAAAAACTTGCAAGAGCAATTTGCATTATATGCAGATAACTTCCCTGATTGGTCAGAACAATCAAATGGTATTGCTACAGCCAATACTTGGGTGGCATTAAGCGAAGAAGGTTTAGGTGCAAACCTACAACATTACAATCCAGTGATCGATGAAGCTGTCGCAAAAGAATGGTCGATTCCTACAAACTGGAAATTACGTGCACAATTAGTCTTTGGTTCACCTGAATCTCCAGCTGGCGAAAAAGAATATATGAACGATGCTGATCGTTTCCGCGTGTTTGGCTAA
- a CDS encoding peptide MFS transporter yields MEKQDKGFFGQPKGLSTLFFTEMWERFSYYGMRALLIYYMYDTVANGGLGLPRATALSIMSIYGSLIYMSSIVGGWFSDRVLGAKKTVFIGGIFIMIGHVVLALPFGVSTLFISMALIIIGTAFLKPNVSGMVGHLYTKTDLRRDAGFSIFYMGVNLGALLAPLIVGTIGQEYNYHLGFSLAAIGMFFGLLQYVIQGRKTLDGVGMTPPNPLTQGERKGFIRNVVIALVVFAIIFGGAQLTGHLTIDFFVNTISVLGIVLPLYYFIKMLTSKDVSVEEKPRVWAYIPLFLAAIIFWSLQEQGSSILALFASERTQSTLMGVPIQASWYQSLNPIFIFILTPVFVTLWTRLGKRQPSTVVKFSLGLLFAGLSYLLLMLPGMLYGTAGKVSPLWLIGSFFIIVIAELCLSPVGLSVTTKLAPRAFESQTIAIWFLADASSQAINAQIARFYTPGTESAYFGIIGVVAIVGAVILFAIKEPIKKLMGSIH; encoded by the coding sequence ATGGAAAAACAAGACAAAGGGTTCTTCGGTCAGCCGAAGGGATTGTCTACATTGTTCTTCACAGAGATGTGGGAACGATTCAGTTATTATGGTATGCGTGCCTTACTGATCTATTATATGTACGACACGGTAGCAAATGGTGGACTTGGTTTACCTCGTGCCACAGCGTTGTCGATCATGTCGATCTACGGTTCGTTGATTTATATGTCGAGTATCGTAGGCGGCTGGTTTTCAGATCGTGTGTTAGGAGCCAAAAAAACCGTCTTTATTGGTGGGATCTTCATCATGATCGGTCATGTTGTTTTGGCATTGCCGTTTGGTGTCTCTACTTTATTTATCTCGATGGCACTGATCATCATCGGTACAGCTTTCTTAAAACCAAATGTTTCGGGAATGGTTGGGCATTTGTATACGAAAACCGATTTAAGAAGAGATGCAGGATTTTCGATTTTTTATATGGGTGTCAATTTAGGCGCATTGCTCGCGCCGTTGATCGTCGGTACGATCGGTCAAGAGTATAACTACCATTTAGGTTTCTCATTAGCCGCTATCGGTATGTTCTTCGGATTGTTGCAATATGTGATCCAAGGACGTAAGACATTGGATGGAGTGGGTATGACACCTCCAAATCCTTTGACACAAGGAGAACGCAAAGGATTTATCCGTAATGTTGTGATCGCTTTGGTCGTATTTGCTATTATTTTTGGTGGAGCACAACTAACTGGACATTTAACGATCGATTTCTTTGTTAATACGATCAGTGTCTTAGGAATCGTTCTACCATTATATTACTTTATTAAAATGTTGACTTCAAAAGATGTGTCGGTGGAAGAAAAACCACGAGTATGGGCATATATCCCGTTGTTTTTAGCAGCAATCATCTTTTGGTCATTGCAAGAACAAGGGTCATCGATCCTTGCGTTATTTGCGAGTGAACGAACACAATCGACCTTGATGGGTGTTCCGATCCAAGCAAGTTGGTATCAATCATTGAATCCGATCTTCATCTTTATTTTGACACCTGTGTTCGTTACTTTATGGACTCGTTTAGGCAAACGTCAACCATCAACTGTCGTGAAATTCTCTCTAGGGTTGTTATTTGCCGGATTGTCTTACCTATTACTGATGTTGCCAGGAATGTTATATGGAACAGCTGGAAAAGTCAGCCCACTTTGGTTGATCGGTAGCTTCTTCATCATCGTGATCGCTGAACTTTGCTTATCACCTGTCGGTCTTTCTGTTACGACGAAATTAGCACCTAGAGCCTTTGAATCGCAAACGATTGCGATCTGGTTTTTAGCCGATGCTTCTTCACAAGCCATCAATGCACAAATCGCTCGTTTTTATACACCTGGTACCGAATCAGCGTACTTTGGGATCATTGGTGTCGTAGCAATCGTTGGTGCAGTGATTTTATTTGCAATCAAAGAACCAATCAAAAAATTAATGGGCTCGATCCACTGA